In Variovorax paradoxus, a single genomic region encodes these proteins:
- a CDS encoding tyrosine-type recombinase/integrase, whose translation MAKIKLTKSAVDAAQPQAQAVELRDTLVPGFLCKITPSGRKVFMLQYRTNAGERRKPALGQYGELTVEQARSLAQEWLAQVRRGGDPAADKAQARKAPTVKELCTKFMEDYSKLRNKPSTQEGYQSVIDRNIVPMIGRMKVQDVKRPDVAGMMKKMTHKPADANRTFSVMRRMFNLAEVWGYRPDGTNPCRHVPMFPNGKATHLISDEDMGKLFRHLEHLEAEGLESYVIPLAIRLQFEFAGRRGEIVTLQWDWVDFENRRVVWPDSKTGGMSKPMSEEAYRLLSAAPRRDDCPYVLPSPNHPGQHLTTGEYYNGWSRALKAAGAAHVGTHGIRHRSATDIANSGIPVKVGMALTAHKTVAMFMRYVHTEDDPVRKAAELVANRRKTITGASRPAEATA comes from the coding sequence ATGGCAAAGATCAAGCTCACCAAGTCCGCAGTCGATGCGGCACAACCCCAGGCGCAGGCTGTCGAACTCAGGGATACCCTGGTGCCCGGCTTCTTATGCAAGATTACCCCATCGGGCCGCAAGGTGTTCATGCTCCAGTACCGGACGAACGCCGGCGAGCGCCGCAAGCCCGCCTTGGGTCAGTACGGGGAACTGACCGTCGAACAGGCCCGCTCGCTGGCTCAGGAATGGCTGGCCCAGGTGCGCCGGGGCGGCGACCCGGCCGCAGACAAGGCGCAGGCGCGCAAAGCGCCCACGGTCAAAGAGCTTTGCACGAAGTTCATGGAGGACTACTCCAAGCTGCGCAACAAGCCCAGCACCCAGGAAGGCTATCAGAGCGTCATCGACCGCAACATCGTCCCGATGATCGGCCGGATGAAGGTTCAGGACGTGAAGCGCCCGGACGTGGCCGGGATGATGAAGAAGATGACCCACAAGCCGGCCGACGCGAACCGCACGTTCAGCGTCATGCGCCGGATGTTCAATCTGGCCGAGGTGTGGGGCTACCGGCCCGACGGCACCAATCCGTGCCGGCATGTCCCGATGTTCCCCAACGGCAAGGCCACCCACCTCATCAGCGACGAGGACATGGGCAAGCTGTTCCGTCATCTTGAGCATCTGGAGGCCGAGGGACTGGAGAGCTACGTCATCCCGCTGGCGATCCGGCTCCAATTCGAGTTCGCCGGCCGTCGCGGCGAAATCGTCACGCTCCAATGGGATTGGGTGGACTTCGAGAACCGGCGCGTCGTCTGGCCCGACAGCAAGACCGGCGGCATGTCCAAGCCCATGAGCGAGGAAGCCTATCGGCTGCTTTCGGCAGCACCGCGCCGGGACGATTGCCCGTATGTGCTGCCATCCCCGAACCATCCCGGCCAGCACCTGACCACGGGCGAGTATTACAACGGCTGGAGCCGTGCGCTCAAGGCAGCGGGCGCGGCGCATGTAGGCACGCACGGCATCCGTCACCGCTCGGCCACCGACATTGCCAACTCGGGCATCCCGGTCAAGGTCGGCATGGCGCTGACCGCGCACAAGACCGTGGCGATGTTCATGCGCTACGTCCACACCGAGGATGACCCGGTGCGCAAGGCGGCCGAACTGGTGGCGAACCGGCGCAAGACGATCACCGGCGCATCCCGCCCTGCGGAGGCCACGGCATGA